Part of the Sphingobacterium sp. LZ7M1 genome, AAGATCTTATCGAAAATGCCCAGCATAAAACCAAAATTGCCTCTACCCCATTTATGGTGCATGCTGTGCCTAAAAGTATATTTTGAAAATGACGTATTTGGTTTATCACTTGGTATCTCATGGTTACAATGTCCAAGCAAATTGATGACCAAACTCATAACTGGCAAACTCAAAATGGAATAGACCTGAAAATCATGGAAAAACAATGGAAAGAAAATTACGGTCCCTAAAAGGAAGGATTCGATCCAATGGAAGCTAAAAATAGAATATGCTGTAGGTTCCTTCGACCAATGATGGACCTTATGGACATTCCTAAAGAACCAAGGTCTGTGCAATAGCCAATGGACTGCATAAAAGTGCATTTCATTCCAAAGAAAGAGCAACGGAATTTCCCAGAGGCAATTCCAATTATTGTCAAACCTGACCTTAAACACTCCTATGGAGAATAAATATTGAAAAAATATCGCCTGTAGTGAGAATACAAGGATGGAAAGCAAGGAGTTCTTAATTTCTTTAGCCCTTTGCCCAGGTTTTTGAGCAAATACGATCTGCCTCAAACTCGCATTCTTCGTTTTATACTGTACAATAGTTTCTGTAATAAAGGTTCCTACAAAGTAAAGGACACTAAAAAACACGAAGAAAAATACACTTGTGTAGTACCATTTCGAGAGCACGAAATTGAATGTGTTTTCCAGTAATTCGTTCATTAATAATTAGGCTTCAGCTATTGAAATTCAATTTATATATTAACTCTTATTATTGATTGTTTATTATTCAAAACGTAGAATGTAGGCAAATATTTGTCAATGTAAATTTCCATAAAATAAGAATTTGTAATTCTTCCTCATCGAATGATTCAAATTAGCGAAAAATAATGAAGAAATACTCCCCCTGAAAACAGCTATATTCATGTTAAACACAAAAAAAGGGAAGCAAAAAATATTATTTGCTTCCCTCACTCTTAAGTTCTTACCTTTTACTTTTTAGGATTTGCTTTTTTGGCAACCTCAAAAAGCTCAGGACCTATATGGCAATATCCACCTGGATTCTTATCTAAATAGTCTTGGTGATAGGTTTCGGCATCATAGAAATTTCTCAAAGGTTCATTTTCTACAACCACAGGGCTTTGAATGGATAAAGACAGGGCATGAAGTTTATCCTTGATCAGAGGTTCGTCGTTTTTATCGGTATAATAAATTCCTGTACGATACTGAGTTCCTCTGTCGTTTCCTTGTCTATTTAAAGTTGTTGGATCTACACTTTCAAGGTAAAGATCGATTAATAGCCCTAAATCAATTACTTCTGGGTCGTAAATTACCTTTACGGTTTCAGTGGCTCCGGTACTGCCTGTGCAAACTTCTTCGTATGTAGGATTGGTTTTGTTTCCATTGGCATAACCAACTTCTGTACCCACTACCCCTCTTACCAATTTGAAAAAATGTTCGGTTCCCCAAAAACATCCGCCGGCAAAATATATCTCTTTTTCTTTTCCTGTTAAACTCATTGTGCTATTAGTTTCTGATTTTTCTTCCTTTTGATTTCCTTCCGTAAAGCCCATGGTCATGATGATTACAGTGACTAGGACTGTTGAAGCAATTACTGCTAATTTTTTCATGGCTTTAAGATTTGAAACATAAAGTTAAGGATTTTGTACAAAAAATGAGTTTAGGGTCTCAAATGTGATATTTAGTTGATAAATAATAGGGATGATAAAGCTATAGTCCGTAATAATACTCTGCTAATAAGGCATACTCTGCTGCATAGGTAAACATGAACATTCCCTCCAAGCCATTAGTATCCTTTCCTTCATCCCATCCCTTTAAGAGATTGGATGCCAAGAATCCATCCTTATTGGCATGTTGATAGCCATAGTCTAGATTCTTCTGAAATGGTTGTATATATTGCCCGTAATTACTGTTGCTCATGGCCAAATCCTTAAACCCTCGCAATAATATTCCATTAAACCAATTCTTGAAACCCTCTGTTCCAAAGGAGTAATAATCAGGGATCTCTTTACCTTCTTTTGCAAAGAAAGAAAAACTGTTCTTGGCTAGTTCTTTGGCATCATTGTCATATTGTTCATCTTTTGTGACCCGGAATAAATCAACAGCTCCCGAAAGCATAGTTCCAGAATTGTAGGAGTATGATTCCCCGACTGCCTTGGTCAATTTTGTATTCGCACGATATTTTTTACCGTTTATTTCCTCATAACGGATTTTGCAATCAGGATCACAGTCCCCCATCATATCAGTATATACACCCTCTTGGTTTAATAAGTTTTCTTTTTGCCATTTGTAAATAGCTTTTGCAAAATTCAGATAATAAACCTGCTTAGGTTCCATTTTCGAAAGTCTGGTTTTGCCATCCTTAACATCAATAGAACGATGTTCAATCTGATCATTTTTGTTTTTATAAATTTCATGTAGCCAAACCAAAGAACTAATCAATGGGGAATTACTACAGGCATGTTTAGTTGTATAACCTGGGCCCCATGATATACCGCCAATTTCCTTTCCATTTTCATCTACATTTGAGTCCCATCCATCAAGGACATAGGCCGTGAGGTATTCAGCCTTTTCCAGATAACTCTTGTTTCCAGTCAATTTATAGGAATGGATCAATTCCCGTAATAACCACATTTGATCATCATAGACATTTAATATGCCTGTCACATTGGCTTTCCCTTTTTCTCCTACCCGATCAACCGCATAAACGGACCAAGTTTTTGTTTGAGTATAGGATACTAATTCAAATGTTCCCAAATAATAATCTAGGTTCTCATATAATTTTGAAAGTAGCTTTTCATATTTAGCATAATTTGCCTGATAGATCTTTTGGTTGCCATATTCTTTGTTTGCACTTAAACCCGATAAAATTGCATTCACCGCTTCTATCCCAGCTGAATACATCCACACACTTGCAGTCTCTTCAGATTTCACTTTATTGAAAGGATTGTAAAATCTACTCATCTTAAAGGAATTCGGTTCAAAATAAACTGCAATAGTGCTATCAACTAATGCCATAGATCTTTGCAGATTCTCATCTGGCAGATCAAAAAAAGTATCCTTTGTGGCATTGCTTGCTACAGCATTTTGAGAAAAAGATTTGGAATAAGGAAAGAAAATTAAGCTGATTACAATAGTAATCGAAGCTATTGCGAATGGCAGACTGGTACTTTTAAGCATTTGATTTAAGAAATGTTGGGTTTAAGTTATTGTAGCATCACAAGCTGAACATTCAGCATGTGAAGATTAAGATACATAAAAATTAAACAAAAAATTAATTACCATATATTCAGAATCAATTGGACAACAGGAATAGCATTTAAAAGAGAATAATTTGGTTGCCAGAAATGGCAACCAAATTCTAATTGTATTATTTTTTAGGACGTGGAGGTCGTACCTGCCCCTGATCCCCATATACTGGGTCATCATCTCCCGAATCGGAGTTGGATTGGATTATTATTGCATCATTGTCAATCGGTTCAATAGGCATAGTTGGGTTGCCTGTGTTCATTAAATGGTAAAGGATTAAGTACCACATTTTTCAAAAAATTAGAAGGTAAAAGCCTGCTAGGTCCACATACACCTTATATGGGATTGCTAGAAAATTTTCCAGAAGGCCTTCTGAATTTTTTGGAATTGAGGGGCATGAATTCCTCAATATTGAAATCTCTTTTGTATCTTTCCTTGAAAGCACAAACAGTATTAACCGCTGATTTCAAAAGCAAAACTAAAGCACTAAAAGCCGCTCATAATCAACCTTTTACGATATTTCCGGTAATTCCATGTGAATTCCGGTATTTCCAAAGCGATCTGTTGTGAAACTGTTTTGGCTGTGAAATGTATTATTAATTAGAATTACGGATCCGTAAATCTTGGGGAGGAAAATATTTAATTATAGGAATGTCAGCATTCAATAAATTTAAAGAACGCGTTCTTGCCAACTATTGGGAAAAACACAAAAACAATGAATTACATGACCGATTAGCAAATCCAACTTCTGCTAATCTTAGAGACTATGCCCTATTCCTTTTGAATGAGGGTATGAATCCTGATGACAGAAAAACGCTGAGAGATTTCTTTATTTTAAAGGATGAACTTGGAGATCTCGAAAAATCAATAGCCGGAATTGACATTGACAAATTAAAACCTGTACGATATTTTATTGATGGTAAAACCAGCAATCCCGATGAAACTATTGTAAAGCTTTTGGCCGTGCTGATTGACTTTCAACCAAGACCATTTAGGATCGATGATTGGGTAGCGGATATAAACCCTAAATCAAGAGAGACATCCATATTACCTTTAAACCAATCTCTTGAAAAAGAGGATCCAAAATTTCCTGATACAAGTAGACAAAGCTCTGGAATAGGTTCCTCGTCTCCGGAATCAGGAACCAATACTTCGAAATTCAACAAAAAGGCAATAATGTGGGTGGGATCTGCCGGACTTATTGCTGCAAGTTTAGGTTATATTACCTTCAAGGATAAAAAGGAGTGCATGGTTTGGTTTAAGGACCGATACATTGTGGTAGACTGTTTAGACAATAACATGTGGAATCAAAAGGTAATAGCTTTGGATGAAGACAGATTAAAAAACTTTAGAAAAATCACGAGATATGATACTTTAGGTCTTAAGGATGTAAATAGAATTTGGTATTCGAAGGTCAATAATGAAATTGAGTTTTTCACCACGGCAGGATTGCATCCCGAACATAGCGAACGTGGACTAAAACTCGCCAGTGAATATATTATCCGAAAATATGCAATGGGCGAAGAACCTGATACCAGTAAAAATGAAGAGTAAATGGGCAAATAGATAGGTTGCCCATTTATCCTTTTCAATATTAAGCGATATCCACTTCCTTCATTAAATAGACATCTTGAATTCCCTGAAGCAGTTCTACACCTTCTTTCATTGGCTTTTGAAAAGCCTTTCTTCCACTGATCAAGCCTGTTCCCCCAGCCCTTTTATTGATTACGGCTGTTTGCAAAGCATCCCGAAGGTCATTCTTACCTGAAGCCCCGCCTGAATTGATCAATCCCGATCTTCCCGCAAAGCAATTTAATACCTGATAACGGCAAAGATCAATAGGATGGTCCGAACTCAATTCACTGTACATTCTTTCATCAAGCTTACCATAACTACTGTTCCCTAAATTTAAGGCCTTATAGCCTCCGTTGACTTCTGGTAACTTCTGCTTAATAATATCTGCTTCTATGGTCACCCCTAAATGATTAGCTTGTCCAGTCAAATCAGCAGATAAATGATAATCCACGCCATCCTTTTTAAAAGCATCATTTCTCAAATAACACCATAGGATGGTTGCCATGCCCAAGCTATGGGCTTCTTGAAAGGCTTTGCTCACTTCAACAATCTGTCTTCCTGACTCCTCAGAGCCAAAGTAGATGGTCGCACCTACTGCAGCAGCTCCCATGTTCCAAGCTTCGCGAACTGTTCCGTAGAGAATCTGATCACTTTTATTGGGATAGGACAATAACTCGTTGTGATTGATCTTGACAACAAATGGAATCTTATGCGCATATTTTCTAGATACAGCGCCTAGCACGCCGAATGTTGATGCCACAGCATTACATCCACCCTCGATTGCCAGTTTGACAATATTCTCTGGATCGAAATAAATAGGGTTTGCAGCAAATGAAGCGCCAGCGCTATGTTCGATGCCCTGGTCTACTGGAAGAATGGAAAGATAACCAGTATCTGCTAACCTTCCATGTCCAAAAATATTTCCTAGACTCCTTAAGACCTGCGGATTTCTGTCAGTCGGTCCATATACATCATCAATAAAGCATGGAGAGGGTAAATGAAGCAGTTCTTTTTTTACTGTCTTACTTTGATATTTTAACAAGTCCTCAGATCCTAGGTGTTCAATCAATTTATTGATAT contains:
- a CDS encoding sterol desaturase family protein, with protein sequence MNELLENTFNFVLSKWYYTSVFFFVFFSVLYFVGTFITETIVQYKTKNASLRQIVFAQKPGQRAKEIKNSLLSILVFSLQAIFFQYLFSIGVFKVRFDNNWNCLWEIPLLFLWNEMHFYAVHWLLHRPWFFRNVHKVHHWSKEPTAYSIFSFHWIESFLLGTVIFFPLFFHDFQVYSILSLPVMSLVINLLGHCNHEIPSDKPNTSFSKYTFRHSMHHKWGRGNFGFMLGIFDKIFNTQISDNKH
- the msrA gene encoding peptide-methionine (S)-S-oxide reductase MsrA, with the translated sequence MKKLAVIASTVLVTVIIMTMGFTEGNQKEEKSETNSTMSLTGKEKEIYFAGGCFWGTEHFFKLVRGVVGTEVGYANGNKTNPTYEEVCTGSTGATETVKVIYDPEVIDLGLLIDLYLESVDPTTLNRQGNDRGTQYRTGIYYTDKNDEPLIKDKLHALSLSIQSPVVVENEPLRNFYDAETYHQDYLDKNPGGYCHIGPELFEVAKKANPKK
- a CDS encoding glycoside hydrolase family 76 protein — protein: MLKSTSLPFAIASITIVISLIFFPYSKSFSQNAVASNATKDTFFDLPDENLQRSMALVDSTIAVYFEPNSFKMSRFYNPFNKVKSEETASVWMYSAGIEAVNAILSGLSANKEYGNQKIYQANYAKYEKLLSKLYENLDYYLGTFELVSYTQTKTWSVYAVDRVGEKGKANVTGILNVYDDQMWLLRELIHSYKLTGNKSYLEKAEYLTAYVLDGWDSNVDENGKEIGGISWGPGYTTKHACSNSPLISSLVWLHEIYKNKNDQIEHRSIDVKDGKTRLSKMEPKQVYYLNFAKAIYKWQKENLLNQEGVYTDMMGDCDPDCKIRYEEINGKKYRANTKLTKAVGESYSYNSGTMLSGAVDLFRVTKDEQYDNDAKELAKNSFSFFAKEGKEIPDYYSFGTEGFKNWFNGILLRGFKDLAMSNSNYGQYIQPFQKNLDYGYQHANKDGFLASNLLKGWDEGKDTNGLEGMFMFTYAAEYALLAEYYYGL
- a CDS encoding class I fructose-bisphosphate aldolase, encoding MNINKLIEHLGSEDLLKYQSKTVKKELLHLPSPCFIDDVYGPTDRNPQVLRSLGNIFGHGRLADTGYLSILPVDQGIEHSAGASFAANPIYFDPENIVKLAIEGGCNAVASTFGVLGAVSRKYAHKIPFVVKINHNELLSYPNKSDQILYGTVREAWNMGAAAVGATIYFGSEESGRQIVEVSKAFQEAHSLGMATILWCYLRNDAFKKDGVDYHLSADLTGQANHLGVTIEADIIKQKLPEVNGGYKALNLGNSSYGKLDERMYSELSSDHPIDLCRYQVLNCFAGRSGLINSGGASGKNDLRDALQTAVINKRAGGTGLISGRKAFQKPMKEGVELLQGIQDVYLMKEVDIA